The Cetobacterium somerae sequence TTCTCCAAAATGTGGTGTTATATTACTTAATATTTCTGCTCCATTCTCTTTTATTAAAACCATATCTTCAATGTTAAAACCACCTAGCCCTTTTATATATAATGGTACTTCTACACATAAAACCATACCTTTCTCTAAAACTCTTTCCTCGGCTTTAGTTATCAACGGTGCTTCCCATGTTGATGGACCTAAACTAATACTATGCCCTAAATGCCCGCGTTCATACTGAGGATACTTTTCTTTTACATAGTTATACCCTATATTAAAAATTTCTTTTATCTTTACTCCAGGTTTCATATTTTCAATCATTAATCTTTGAGCTTCAAAGAGTCTAATTTTTAATTCTATCAACATTTGATCTTTTTTTCCAACAATCCATGATCTAGCAAAATCAGTTGTATAAAAACTAAAATTTTTATTTACTCCTCCATCATATTTAAATACTTCTCCATCTTTTAATTTTTTTTCAGAGGGTAACCCTAATATACTCGCATTTTCTCCAATTGCAAACATACTCCAAACACTTGGCGAAACTCCATAATTTTTTACGACCTCTTTTATATAAATATCTGCTAGCTCTTTTTCACTGATATCAACTCTTAAACTATTCATAACTTTTAACAATGCTTTATCTTGAATCTTTATTAATTCTTTAAATATTAATATCTCTTCCTCAGTCTTTACACTTCTCGAATAAATTAATTGATTTGAAATATCCACAAATTCTATATTCGGAAATATACTTTCTAATTGAGTAAAAAAATTACTTGAAATAAAATCTTTTTCTATTCCAACTTTTATTTTCTTATTTTTAGAAGTCTCAATTATATCAACTAAAAGTTTAAATATTGTTTTTTTATCGTTCTTTTTTATAAATCTATTTTTAGATATTTCTTCCTCATCTTTCACCCCAACCCAAGTATCGTAAGCAATAACTTCATAATCTTTATCTTTAACATATTTAATAACATTATTATATTCATAATCCATTACAAGAAGTTTTGTAAACTCCTCTTTTGAATTACATCTCATCACTATTGCTGCCATTCCTGCCATTCTTGAAACTGTATGTTGATGTGATGCATAACCTGAAATATAATAAAAATTTTCAGGTGAAGAGATTATTACATAATCAATATCTTTTGATATATATTTTCTAAATTGTTTTTCTGTATTTCTCATTAAAATACCTCCTCATTTTATACTAAAGGAAAAGCTCCTGGTCCTAGTGGTAATCCCAATATATACCAGATTGCAAGTAGCAGTGTCCATCCTATTAAAAATGCTAAAGAATACGGAACCATTGTTGATACTAAAGTTCCCATACCTGCTTCGTCATCATATTTTTGAGCAAATGCCACTATCAATGGAAAAAATGGCATAAGTGGTGAAATTATATTAGTACTTGAATCTCCTATTCTATAAGCCATTTGAGTTAATTCTGGAGAAAGACCAACCTTATAAAACATAGGAACAAAAATCGGAGCCATTAACGCCCATTTAGCTGTATCTACCGCCATAAATAAATTAATAATTGCAGTAAATATCACAAATGTAATTATTAGTGGCAATCCTACAAACCCAGTTTTTTCAAGTAATTCTGCTCCTTTCACCGAAATAATCGTCCCTAAGTTAGAGTATGTAAAAAATGCTACAAACTGACCTGCAAAAAATATCAAAACAAAAAATCCTGAAAGTCCTGATATACTTTTAGTCATTAGATCTATTATATCTTTATCGCTTTTCAATTTCCCTGATCCTATTCCAAAAAATATTCCTGGAATTAAAAAGAACAGCATCATAAAGAAAATTATTCCACTCATAAATGGTGACTGCATTATTGACCCTGTTTGTGGGTTTCTTAAAATTGAATTTCGAGGTAAAACCATTGCTAAAACAACAACTATGTAAATTAAAAATGAGATTAAAGCCCATCTAGTTCCTTTATGTTCTGCCTCTGTTATATCATTAGTATGTATAAATTTAGAATAATCATATTCTGGTAATCTTGGCTCAACTACTTTTTCTGTTATAAAACCACCTATAAAAGTTATTACTACAGTTGAAACAACAGAAAAATACCAATTTCCCGTTGGATGAACTATGTAATTTGGATTAATCATAGCCATTGCTTGTGTAGAAATTCCTGCAAATACAGGGTCATTCGTTCCTAGCAATATATTGGCACTCCATCCTCCAGATACTCCAGCAAATGTTGCTGCAAGTCCTGCAATTGGGTGTCTTTTGAAACTCATAAAAAGAACTGCACCTAATGGCACTAACACTACATAACCAGCTGAAGAAGCAATATTTGAAATTATTCCTAAAAATACTACAACATATGCTAAAGATTTACTATGTGTAGAATGCGCAGCTTTTCTAAGAAGAGTACTTAATAACCCTGTCCCTTCAGCAACACCAACTCCTAACATCACCGTAAAAACTGTTCCCAAAGCAAAAAATCCCGTAAAATTACTAACAATTTTTGGAATCATAGTTCTTATTCCATTTACACTTAAAATATTTACTGCTTTTACCGTTGATTCAACCATCTTTTTCTGTTGTGCATCATAGATTTCATATGTTACTTGAACTCCAGATTGAGATGCGATCATAGAAATTAGTGCTACAATTATAGTCAAAATAAAGAAAATCGTAGCTGGATGTGGTAATGAATTTCCAACCTTTTCTATTCGATCTAACCACTTCATCAAAAAATCTTTTTTCTGTTTATTAGCTTTAATACTTTTCATTTTGTCCCCCTTTATTGTAAATTTGCACTTAATTATAACATTTATTGTTTTTTTGTAAAGATATAAGTAAAAAGAAGATAATATAAAATAATTTACAAATATTTAAAAAAATGATATTATGAATTCAATAAATAAAATAAATTTTTCTCATATATATTCGTAATATGGACGAACGTTTCTACGACTTACCGTAAATAGGTCACTATGAGGAAAGACAAATATATCATTTGAAATACCTTTTTTTGTATTTTCATTTAATTTATTCTAGTCTTTTCTCTAAATAGAGAAAAGACTTTTTTATTTTTAAAGGAGGATTTTATGAATTTACAAAAAAGAAAAGAACTAGTTGAAGTTGCTTTAGGAAAAAGAGAAGCTGATATGGTTCTAAAAAATGGAAGTTTAGTAAATGTTTTTTCAGGAGAGATATATAAAGCTAACATATATATTTACGATAAATACATTGCTAATGTTGTCGAGTGTAACTTAGACACTATTACTTTAGGAAAAAATATAATTGATATTGATGGAAAATTTGTATCTCCTGGTTTTATTGATTCTCACGTTCATGTTGAAAGTAGTCATTTGACACCAGTAAACTTTGCAAGAGCAATTTTACCAAAAGGAACAACAACTATAATTGCTGATCCTCATGAAATTGCAAATGTATTAGGTATCGATGGTGTTACATATATGATTGAAAATTCAAAAGATGTACCTATGAATCAATATTATCTAATTCCATCATGTGTTCCTTCTGTTGTTGGTCTTGAAAATGCTGGAGCTGAATTTGATGATATTGAAATAGAAAAAATGTTAGATTTACCTAGAATTTTAGGTCTTGGCGAAGTTATGGATTTTGTGGGAGTTATTAATCAAAGTGATAGAATGACTAAAATAGTTGAAACAGCAATCAAAAAAGGGATGTTCATTCAAGGTCATGCTCCTGAATTAATTGGAAACGAACTATCTGCATATATTTGTGGCGGTCCAATATCGTGTCATGAAACTAGAGATGGACGCCAAGCTCCAGATAAAATAAGAAAAGGTATGTATATTGATGCTAGAGAAAGTTCTATCTCTAAAAATAT is a genomic window containing:
- a CDS encoding M24 family metallopeptidase, translated to MRNTEKQFRKYISKDIDYVIISSPENFYYISGYASHQHTVSRMAGMAAIVMRCNSKEEFTKLLVMDYEYNNVIKYVKDKDYEVIAYDTWVGVKDEEEISKNRFIKKNDKKTIFKLLVDIIETSKNKKIKVGIEKDFISSNFFTQLESIFPNIEFVDISNQLIYSRSVKTEEEILIFKELIKIQDKALLKVMNSLRVDISEKELADIYIKEVVKNYGVSPSVWSMFAIGENASILGLPSEKKLKDGEVFKYDGGVNKNFSFYTTDFARSWIVGKKDQMLIELKIRLFEAQRLMIENMKPGVKIKEIFNIGYNYVKEKYPQYERGHLGHSISLGPSTWEAPLITKAEERVLEKGMVLCVEVPLYIKGLGGFNIEDMVLIKENGAEILSNITPHFGEGDIF
- a CDS encoding AbgT family transporter; the protein is MKSIKANKQKKDFLMKWLDRIEKVGNSLPHPATIFFILTIIVALISMIASQSGVQVTYEIYDAQQKKMVESTVKAVNILSVNGIRTMIPKIVSNFTGFFALGTVFTVMLGVGVAEGTGLLSTLLRKAAHSTHSKSLAYVVVFLGIISNIASSAGYVVLVPLGAVLFMSFKRHPIAGLAATFAGVSGGWSANILLGTNDPVFAGISTQAMAMINPNYIVHPTGNWYFSVVSTVVITFIGGFITEKVVEPRLPEYDYSKFIHTNDITEAEHKGTRWALISFLIYIVVVLAMVLPRNSILRNPQTGSIMQSPFMSGIIFFMMLFFLIPGIFFGIGSGKLKSDKDIIDLMTKSISGLSGFFVLIFFAGQFVAFFTYSNLGTIISVKGAELLEKTGFVGLPLIITFVIFTAIINLFMAVDTAKWALMAPIFVPMFYKVGLSPELTQMAYRIGDSSTNIISPLMPFFPLIVAFAQKYDDEAGMGTLVSTMVPYSLAFLIGWTLLLAIWYILGLPLGPGAFPLV